CGCGCGTTCAGTCATGAGTCGGACGCTCCGTCGGTGGGGGACGCGGGCCGTGCGTGCTGACCCGCCATGGTTCGTCGGTCGGTCGACGAGCTGTCGGCCCGTCTTCTCGGGAGCACCAGCACCACGTGTGTCCCCTCCCCTCTGGATCCGGACACCGTCAGTTCGCCACCCTCCGCATGCGCACGCGCACGCATCGTAATCATTCCCAGGTGTCCCGGAGCTGAATCGAACGAATCCGCGCCGACCCCGTCGTCGGACAGCGAGACGCGGACCTCGTCGGCGGAGTCCTCCACCCGCAAGACCACCTCGTCGGCGTCGGCGTGCTTGCGCGCATTGACGAGCGCCTCCCGGAAGATCCGGTAGACCGTTCCCTTGGCCCCCATGGACAGACCCACGTGCTGCCGACCCTCGAAGGTCACGCGGGTCCGGGTGCCGGTGAAGATGCCGCGGGCGAGGTTCAGCAGGGCCGGACCCAACCCTTCGGACAGGTCCGGCGGATTCAGCGCCACGATGAGGGTGCGCAGCCGGTCCACCGCCGACTCGAGCATGTCGACCAGGCGCTCCAACTCCGCCCCGGCCTCACCCGACATCGACATGGCCAGGGTGTCGATCCGCATGGCCGCGGCCACGATGGTCTGCATCGGATCGTCGTGGATGGCCTCGGCCAGCAGGATCCGCTCACGCTGTTCGACATCGCCGAGCTGATCGACGAGTTCGCGTTGTTCGGCGGACAGCTGGGTGATCCGGCCCAGGATGGCGGCTCTTTCCCGGCCCTGCTGCTCCACCCAGGCCCGGGTGCGTCCGTGGGCGATGACCGCGCCGACCCGGTCGGCCAGCACCTGGGTGAGGTCGTCGTCGCCCGGGTCGTACGGCCGGTCCGGATCGCGACGGATGACGCCCAGTACCCCGAGCACCGCGCCGTCGTGACGGATCGGCGCGAACACGTAGTGCGGGATCTGGCCGTAGGGAGTCGTCAGTCCGTCCGGTCCGACGATGGTCGCCGCGTCACGATGCAGGCTGCTCACACAACGGCCCCGACCGTAGAGCCAGCGTTCGACGCCGGCCGACCGATCGAAGAACGGCGCACTCAGCGCGGCGAACTCGGCGAGGCGGGCCCGGGCCGCCGGGTCGCGATGGGCGACGAAATCGGCCTCCACCGTCCGGCCGCTGGGCTCGAGGATGCGCACCATGGCCCCGTCGCCCAAGCCGGCCGCGGCCAGTTCGGTCACCTTCTGTACCAGCTCCGGGACCGGTTTGCCGGAGTCGACCAACAGATCACTGGCCTGCCGCAACATCGCGGTGCGGGCGTTCGCCGACTCCGTACGCGCCGACTCGACCGACTGCATCGCCAGGACGGCCCCGGTGACGTCCGAGTGCGTGATCATCGCCTGCAGCAGCCGTCCCTGGTCGTCGACGAGGGCCTGACAGGTCCCCCGGACGTACTGCACGCCGCCCGTGTCCGAGCCACGCAGGCGGTAGTCGACGGTGACCTCACCCCCCTCGGCCAGCACCGTGCCGTAGGCGTGCTGCACGCGGGGGCGGTCCTCGGGCACGACCAGGTCGATCACCCAGGACGCGTCGGCGTGCGCCTGTCCTGGTCCAAGCCGGACGGCGGTATCGGACCCCGCGTCGGAGTCCACGTCGACGAGCCCCAGCAGCTCCCACAGCATGGGGTCGAACACCCAGCCGTGGCCCATCTCGTACCGGACGCTGCCGACCCGGCTGGCCCGCTGCACCTGCTCGAGCTGCCGTTGCAGCAGACGCGGACCGGTCACGTCCTCGCTGAGCAACAACCCACCGACCACGGTCCCCCGGGCGTCCCGCACGGGGCGGATCCGGATGACGTACTCCCAGCCGTTGACCGGACTGGTGAAGTGGGTGTCCACCGACGACCCCCGAAGCGCACGCTCCAGGTCAGGGACGAGCCGGCGACCGACCGGCTCGGAGACCGCCTCACCGAAAGGCAGCCCGACCATCTCGTCGGGGTCGTATCCGGCGCGGCGCAGCAGCGACCCCGCAGCCAACTGCACCACCAGCCCCGGCCCGAACACCAGCAGACTGAGGCTGGGAATGCTGTCCAGGACCTCGCGGTACCGCCGCTCGACGGCGGCCAGGACGAACTCTTCGGCTCGGTGGGTCGCGCGTGACCGTCCGGTCGACCTCGATGGCTCCACCGGCCCGGGAACCGGGTCCGACACAGCGATCGATGGGAGCGCGACAGAACCCCCGTCCTTCACGCAACCTCCACGAACCCGCCTGCCGACTACCGATCGCTGTTGACCAACTCCACTATGTGTTCAACAGGGGCCCGTACTCAATTCCCGAAACGGCTGGTTCAGGGCGATTCACCGCCCCGCGCCGCCGCGCGTCGGTCGACCCGGACGGACGGCCGCCCCGGCTGCCCCCTCCCGCACCCGACCGGTGACCGCCCCCCCTGCACCCTGCCGGCACCCGCCGGCGTCCGGACACCCCTTTGGTGTGACCGGAACACGGTGCAGATGGTGCGGGGCGACCAGGCGGCCTGATGCAAACGACCCAGGCCATTTCTGATGCATCACCAATCATCTGGGCATTTGTGCCGGGGCGTAGTTGATCGCCCCGGATGATGTGCGGAAAGTAGTCGCCCGATTACGGTTTGAGCACAGCAAGAAATCGTTGCAGCCCTCATATCCCGGAGGACGACATGACCGCCGCACGCCTGACCCCCCACAGTCCCACCACCACCGCCGGACCGACCCGCCGCCTCGGGTTCCGGTTCCGCTCGGTGGTCGTCGGGCTCGCCGTGACCCTCACCGCCGGCCTGACCACCGGCGCGGGCACTGCGTCGGCCGAGGTCACGGTGCCCGCTCCGCCGGCCGGCACGTCGTACCCCGAGATCTCCACCCTGGGCACCAGCCCGTTCAAGGCCGCCGAGGAATCGGCCGCCGGCATGAAGACCGCCATGATGGAAATCAGCTGGCGGAACTGGGAACCGCAGAACGGCGTGTTCAACGCGACCTACGAGAACGAGATGAAATGGCGTCTCGCTCAATTGCGCGCATCCGGAATGAAGGTGACGCTCGGACTGGGTCTGCATTTCACGCCGGAATGGGTTCGTTCCATGCCCAACGGTCGCCTCGTCGACCAGAACGGCAAGGTCAGCAACGAGGCCAACTTCATCTACAACGACAAGATCCGTAGCGAGGGGTGGCAGTTCCTGCAGCGCGTCGCCAAGGTCCTGGACATGAGCCAGATCGACGCCATCCGCATCACCTCGGGCGGCCGGGCCGAGCTCATCTACCCCGAGGGCACCACCTACTGGGCGTTCGACGCCAACGCCCAGAACGGTGACGACCTGCCGCGCACCGTCGGCCCGAACCCCTATCCGGGCTGGAAGCCGGGTACCCCCGGACTGCAGCCGGCCCAGACCCAGCAGTGGGCCCTCTGGTACGTCGACGCCCTCGCCGATGTCGGGGAATGGCAGATGCGGGCCATGCGCAAGCTGAACTTCACCGGCACCTTCGAGATCATGACCCCCGGGGTCGGCGTCTACGCCCGCAAGCTCGACGTCCTGGCCCGGCAGAACCTGCCCGCCAGCCCGCTGGCCGTCGGCGCCCTGTGGGACCGGATCTACTTCGACATGTACCACGCCGACAAGAAGATCGCGGCGAACGTCAGCTCGATGGCCGACGGGTCCGGCGGCAACGACTCCTGCACCCCGGCCGACAAGAACGTCCCGCTGACCGACATGGCCGTCACCACCTGGGGCGGCGCCCGCTGGATCTCCCGCATCGCCGACGAGTACGGCATCCCCAAGGTCGGCGAGAACCCCGGGTTCAGCGAACCCAAGCGCGGCGTCTACTCCTCACGGAACCAGGACGGCTACATGGCCACCACCATGCGACAGGGCGCCACCTGCGGCTTCTCCACCGTCTACTGGGCCCACGACAATCAGTTCTGGAACGGCACCCTGGACTTCGCGACCTGGGCGGCCTACGCGCGGGCCTGACCCGCCGGCCGCCCGGACGCGGCGAACCGGAACTCCGACGGCATCCCACCCCCCGGGACGCCGCCGGAGTTCCGTCGTCTGCCGATCAGCCGGCGGGCTGGCCCACCCGTCCGACCGACCTCGCCGGGTCGGTCATCTCCCGGGCCTGGTCCAGGACCAGCGCCGCCCGGAACGACCAGTCCATCTCCCGGGCCGCGACCCGTCCGTCACCGGACGGGGGCTCGGCGTGGGCGTGGGCGTAGGCGCGGCCGGCGGCGGCGGGCGTGTCCGGATCGGTGCTGGGCGACTCGCCCGCCCCGGCGACCGGGGGTCCGTAGAGCGCGACATCGGCCAGCGGGACGGCGGCCAGCGCCGGGGTCCGGCGGGCGACCACCCGCAGACCGGCCGCGAGGTACTCGTACAACTTCATCGGGCTGCGGCCCGCGTTCGTCGGGTGCTCGGACAGCGGGAGCACCCCGACCCGGTGGGCGGCGAAGACGGCCGGGACCTGCTCGTAGGGCACCGCACCGTGGATCGCCACGTTCGGCGGCAGGTCCGGCACCGGCCCGGTGACCGGACCGTGGACGTCGACCGGTTCCCCGGGCACCGCCAGCGCCATCTCCCGGACCGCGGCCCAGTCGAAGCGCTCGTCCAGCGCCCCGACGTACACGGCGCCCCGACGCTGCTCCCACGCGGGGCCGGCCACGTCGAAGGCCGCGATCTGCGCGCCGTTGGGCACCGCGACCACCGGCAGGTCCGGACGGCGGTCCGCGACCCGCTCGGCGATGGCCGCGGCCACCACCCCGGAGGTGGCGATCACGCCGGCGCAGCGGTCCAGGACGCGGTCCTCGGCGGCGATCTGCCCGGGCCGCACGTTCACGTCGGTGGGCCGGTAGACCACCGGGCCGACCGGCAGATCGTCCAACAGGTAGTCCAGCAGCGGCTGATCGATGAGGGTCAGGTCGAACGGACGCCGGGGATCCTGCCCGAGGGCCCGCCAGTGGGCGGCCAGCCGGCGACGCAGGACGGCTCCCGACCCCAGTCGGAATGGACGCGGGAGCGGATCCGGCATCAGCGGGAACACGCTCCACGGCACGGCGAAGGCCGCACCCTCATGGGCGTGCAACCGCAGGGGCACCGCCTGCCGGGCCCGTCGCCGGACCTCGGGGTCCCGCACGGCGGCCACGTGGCTGAGGGAGATCGGGTTGCTGACGTGCACGACGTCATGGCCGGCCGCGGACAGTTCCCGGGCCAGGTGGTGACTGCCGACGCGGAAGACACTCGACAGACCGGTGTGACTGAGCAGCAGGATGCGCATGACGGTCAGGCCGACCGGGCCTCGTCGGCGGCATGACGCCCGCCCCGCTCGACGCGCCGGTCGATCACCGGCGAGTACCCGGGGACG
This window of the Nakamurella flava genome carries:
- a CDS encoding PAS domain-containing protein — protein: MEPSRSTGRSRATHRAEEFVLAAVERRYREVLDSIPSLSLLVFGPGLVVQLAAGSLLRRAGYDPDEMVGLPFGEAVSEPVGRRLVPDLERALRGSSVDTHFTSPVNGWEYVIRIRPVRDARGTVVGGLLLSEDVTGPRLLQRQLEQVQRASRVGSVRYEMGHGWVFDPMLWELLGLVDVDSDAGSDTAVRLGPGQAHADASWVIDLVVPEDRPRVQHAYGTVLAEGGEVTVDYRLRGSDTGGVQYVRGTCQALVDDQGRLLQAMITHSDVTGAVLAMQSVESARTESANARTAMLRQASDLLVDSGKPVPELVQKVTELAAAGLGDGAMVRILEPSGRTVEADFVAHRDPAARARLAEFAALSAPFFDRSAGVERWLYGRGRCVSSLHRDAATIVGPDGLTTPYGQIPHYVFAPIRHDGAVLGVLGVIRRDPDRPYDPGDDDLTQVLADRVGAVIAHGRTRAWVEQQGRERAAILGRITQLSAEQRELVDQLGDVEQRERILLAEAIHDDPMQTIVAAAMRIDTLAMSMSGEAGAELERLVDMLESAVDRLRTLIVALNPPDLSEGLGPALLNLARGIFTGTRTRVTFEGRQHVGLSMGAKGTVYRIFREALVNARKHADADEVVLRVEDSADEVRVSLSDDGVGADSFDSAPGHLGMITMRARAHAEGGELTVSGSRGEGTHVVLVLPRRRADSSSTDRRTMAGQHARPASPTDGASDS
- a CDS encoding beta-galactosidase; this translates as MTAARLTPHSPTTTAGPTRRLGFRFRSVVVGLAVTLTAGLTTGAGTASAEVTVPAPPAGTSYPEISTLGTSPFKAAEESAAGMKTAMMEISWRNWEPQNGVFNATYENEMKWRLAQLRASGMKVTLGLGLHFTPEWVRSMPNGRLVDQNGKVSNEANFIYNDKIRSEGWQFLQRVAKVLDMSQIDAIRITSGGRAELIYPEGTTYWAFDANAQNGDDLPRTVGPNPYPGWKPGTPGLQPAQTQQWALWYVDALADVGEWQMRAMRKLNFTGTFEIMTPGVGVYARKLDVLARQNLPASPLAVGALWDRIYFDMYHADKKIAANVSSMADGSGGNDSCTPADKNVPLTDMAVTTWGGARWISRIADEYGIPKVGENPGFSEPKRGVYSSRNQDGYMATTMRQGATCGFSTVYWAHDNQFWNGTLDFATWAAYARA
- a CDS encoding glycosyltransferase family protein; amino-acid sequence: MRILLLSHTGLSSVFRVGSHHLARELSAAGHDVVHVSNPISLSHVAAVRDPEVRRRARQAVPLRLHAHEGAAFAVPWSVFPLMPDPLPRPFRLGSGAVLRRRLAAHWRALGQDPRRPFDLTLIDQPLLDYLLDDLPVGPVVYRPTDVNVRPGQIAAEDRVLDRCAGVIATSGVVAAAIAERVADRRPDLPVVAVPNGAQIAAFDVAGPAWEQRRGAVYVGALDERFDWAAVREMALAVPGEPVDVHGPVTGPVPDLPPNVAIHGAVPYEQVPAVFAAHRVGVLPLSEHPTNAGRSPMKLYEYLAAGLRVVARRTPALAAVPLADVALYGPPVAGAGESPSTDPDTPAAAGRAYAHAHAEPPSGDGRVAAREMDWSFRAALVLDQAREMTDPARSVGRVGQPAG